Proteins found in one Pseudorca crassidens isolate mPseCra1 unplaced genomic scaffold, mPseCra1.hap1 Scaffold_228, whole genome shotgun sequence genomic segment:
- the LOC137218141 gene encoding melanoma-associated antigen 8-like, whose product MSELRQPEADLEAPVPAQGPVEAPLLGTAGEEAASPSSSASPGAPSFSAYAEPLSREALVALMADLVGFLLLKFRTGEPTSEAEMLSTVVREHRDHFPVVFRLVCECLQLLFGVDVKVVDPRERTYVLVPTLGLTWDAVLSDWQRTPEASLPLLVLTMVTLFGDRVPEEEVWGKLGTLGFCGGRELLTEVWVQTGYLKYRQVPHSDPARYEFLWGPRAYAEASECQVLQHLLRSNSMAPRFFPSMSAGSVSDEEEGA is encoded by the coding sequence ATGAGTGAGCTCCGCCAGCCTGAGGCCGACCTTGAGGCCCCAGTCCCGGCCCAGGGTCCTGTGGAGGCGCCGCTGCTGGGGACTGCGGGGGAGGAGGCCGCATCCCCCTCGTCCTCCGCCTCCCCTGGCGCCCCCTCCTTCTCCGCCTATGCCGAGCCCTTGTCCCGCGAGGCACTTGTTGCGCTGATGGCTGACCTGGTGGGGTTCCTGCTCCTCAAGTTTCGTACCGGGGAGCCGACCTCCGAGGCGGAGATGCTGAGTACGGTCGTCCGGGAGCATCGGGACCACTTCCCCGTGGTCTTCCGCCTCGTTTGCGAGTGCCTGCAGCTGCTGTTTGGCGTGGACGTGAAGGTGGTGGACCCCCGCGAGCGCACCTACGTCCTGGTCCCCACCCTGGGCCTCACCTGGGATGCAGTGCTGAGCGACTGGCAGCGCACGCCCGAGGCCAGCCTCCCTCTACTGGTCCTGACCATGGTCACCCTGTTCGGTGACCGCGTCCCTGAGGAGGAGGTGTGGGGAAAGCTAGGCACCCTGGGGTTTTGTGGCGGGAGGGAGCTGCTCACCGAAGTGTGGGTGCAGACGGGCTACCTGAAGTACCGGCAGGTGCCCCACAGCGACCCTGCCCGCTACGAGTTCCTGTGGGGTCCCCGGGCCTACGCGGAGGCCAGCGAGTGTCAGGTCCTGCAGCATCTGCTCAGGAGCAATAGCATGGCTCCCAGGTTCTTCCCATCCATGTCTGCAGGGAGTGTGAGCGATGAGGAAGAGGGAGCCTGA